From the Nostoc sp. PCC 7107 genome, the window AATAAACCTTTACCTACATATCTTTTGATGTATGCTATCTAATAGATATAAGCTCAAAGCCTGAATCAGCAAAGGTTCTGTCTCTTCACAGGCTGAATGTTCCGTAATACAGCTTGTGTAGTTATTGTCTGCTGTTTTAATGAAAACTTAAGATTTTTGACATATTGGCCTCTAGGTGGCGATCGCACGTATTGTAGAAGATGACAAATAGTTAGTTGGCTGTTGTGCGTCGTCTTCTTGGAGGTTGTCTTTCATGACTTTTTTGACAAACTTTCTCCGTTCCCTATTAGTCACGGTTATTTTTAGCTTTGTTGCGCCTATATTTTTAGTCGGTGGCATACTAATGCTGTTAGCGGTGATTGGTTATATGCCAGGATTACAAGCCTTAACAGAAGCCAGCGCTACAGGTATATTACATTTTCTTGCAATTTTTGGCAGTGGCACGCCTCTACGTGGACTGGTAATTATTGGTTTGACTTGGAGTTTTGTCGGCGCATTATTTGATACTTATGCGTATTGCCGTTGTCAAATTTTACGCATAGATTCTTGAATTAATTATGCGTTAGTCAAGTTAGTGTTGGCTAGTAAAAGTTTAAAACACAACTACAGTAATCATTACAGAATTTAAATCAAATCGAATTCGGGGTTGGGATTATAAATTAGTGTTGTTAAATTAAATACTTAATTATTAATAGCCAAAGCCAGGATGGCTAAAGTTGAGCAAATTTGACAGCAAAATTTAGCTCAAAAATTTTAGATAGCCTAAATGCAGGTCAGGTAATTGCCAGCAGTCTAATCAGTGTCTGCTATAAAATGCTTGAATAGCAGAATGCCCATTCATTTTAATCTCTGGGCATTTTATAGTGAGATTATATACGAGGTTTTTTGACTGCTCATGGTTTGGCCGTTTAAATCCAAGTTTCGTAAACAAATTGCGCGAATTGAAATTACTGGTGCGATCGCAAGTGCTACTCGCAAACGTGTATTAGAAGCCCTCAAGACCGTAGAAGAAAAGAAATTTCCAGCTTTACTTTTACGTATTGATAGTCCTGGGGGAACAGTCGGCGATTCCCAAGAAATTTACAGCGCTCTCAAGCGCTTGCGCGAAAAAATCAAAATTGTCGCTAGTTTTGGGAATATTTCTGCCTCTGGTGGTGTTTACATCGGTGTGGGAGCCGAATACATCATGGCTAACCCCGGAACCATCACTGGAAGCATTGGTGTGATTCTGCGGGGAAATAACCTAGAACGCTTGCTAGAAAAAATTGGTGTTTCCTTCAAAGTCATTAAGTCAGGCCCATACAAAGACATATTGGCATTTGATCGAGAACTAACAGAACCGGAACAACACATTCTGCAAGAATTGATTGACACCAGTTACCAGCAGTTTGTCCAAACCGTAGCCGATGGTCGTTCTTTAGCCGTAGAGACTGTGAAAAGTTTCGCCGATGGCCGGATATTTACTGGGCAACAGGCTCTAGAATTGGGAGTTGTAGACCGCCTGGGAACAGAAGACGATGCTCGTCGCTGGACAGCAGAACTGGTTGGTCTTGACCCCGAAAAAACACAATGTTTTACCCTTGAAGAACCAAAACCTTTGTTAAGTCGCATTCTACCGGGAAGCCGGCAAGTTTCATCAAGACTAAGTGCAGGTGTTGACTGGCTAGAATTTGAAATGTCTACCAGTGGTTTGCCATTGTGGTTATATCGACCATAAATCTCATTGGTCATCGGTTATTAGTCATTGGCTAATAACCGATGACTGTTAGCTGTTAACTGTTGACTGAAATAAGGAGGATTTTTGGCGTGGAGTGGCAAATGCGAGCGATTCGTGGAGCAACAACGGTTGCAGAAAATACAATTGAAGCAATGCGAGAAGCAGTCATAGAACTGCTAGATGAACTAGAACAACGCAATAAAATACAACCGCAGGATATGATTAGCGTGACTTTCTCCGTCACCCGCGATTTAGATGCGATTTTTCCGGCGGCGATCGCTCGCGCACGTTCTGGTTGGGATAATGTACCTATGTTGGATGTGCAGCAAATGCACGTTGAAGGTAGTTTACAACGTTGCGTCCGCTTCTTAATTCACGCTTATCTGCCAGTTTCTACCCCAATTCATCATATATATTTGCGCCACGCTTCTAATTTACGTCCCGACTGGAGTTTACCGCAGTCTTTACACACATCACAGCCAGCAATTGAGTCTAAGGTTTAAATCCATTTCAAGTATGTAGGCTTAGGAAACACAATTCTGGTAAATATGCAGTTTTCATCAAAAGTTGATCTCGGAAATAACCTAGGGAACACATCTACAAAATTGCAATTATTGCGCGTAAAATCTGTTTTTATATATTAATTAGCTGCTATTTCCTGGCTATTAACAGGTACAAAACCAGCTTGAGTGATAGCTCTTTGTCCTTGTTCAGTCAGCAAAAGTTTGGCGTATGCTTCCCCAACTTGTTGTTCTTGTCCTTGGTTTTGCTGAATCATGACAAATAATTTAGCAGTTAGTGGGTAAGTAGCATTCTTGATTACTGCTGTATTTAGTTGATTGCGTTGTCGTGGACACTGATTTGACTGTACAACTGGTTCACGGTAGAGAGAAACTAACTGTTCTGAAGTTAATCCCAAAGGTAGTAGTTTCACACCACATTGATTGATCACCCCTCTAGCAGAAGCATAATATACACTGCCAGGAGTGGTTTTGAGCCGGCGTAATGCTTCTGTTGTAGAGTAAACATACTCAACTTGTGAACTTAAATTTTGCTTGTCAGCTGGCTGGTTAGGGAATAACAGTGTGTCTGCATTTTCCGGTGATTGAGACAACGGTACAATTGGTAAATCTTTTCCGCCTACTTGCTTCCAGTTAGTAATCTGTCCCAGATAAATTTTTTGTAATTGTTCAACGGTTAAGCCAGGAACTTGAAGTTCTGGGTTAACTACTATTGCAACTCCATCCATTCCTACTTGACGTTGCTCAATTGTTAAACCCTGTTTTTTCGCCTGAGCTTGTTCTGCATCTGTCAGCGGACGAGATGATTGAGTAAAGTCTAATTTTCCAGCCAACAACATTCTAATTCCTGCGCCGGAACCAGGGCTACCATCTGTAGGATTGACATAGAGCAATTGAAATTCTGGACGAGTATTTTGAATCTGTGAATCTACTAATTGCCTAATTGATGCCCAAGCTGTACTACCACCGTAATTGAATGCACCAATTGGCATATCATTAATCTGGGCAAAGGTTGAACCCGTAAGATTACTGACAGCTTCAGAATTCTGACTAGAGACAGAATCCTGACGATTATTGACAAATAAGCGTGGTCTTAGCCATAACCACAGCCCGCCAATGAGTACAATTGTAATTACTTCGCCAATGATCAGCCCCCTGATCATCTGGATTGCGTCTGTGCTGAGTGAAACAGCTTTTCTATTACTGTTGCTCATTAGATTGAATTTTATTAAGCGTCTTAATAAAGAATATATATTAAAACTATAAGTAAATACCTTTACGTGATATTACGGGGAGCAACCGTCAGGTACATCGTAACATGTTAATAAAGTTACTAAGTGAACGTTACCAGGTTGTGCAAGTTTTAAGTCAGGGAATATTTTGTAAAACCTACATGGTTGAAGACACACATCTTCCAAACCGTCCCACCTGCGTCGTCAAGCATTTTTTACCAAGTAGCGAAGTTTCTATTCCTGTAGAAATCCGCCGACGGCTATTTAACAGAGAAACACAAGCGCTGCAAAAACTCGGTGACTATGATTTAGTTCCCCATTTGTTGACTTATTTTGAAGATGACCAAGAATTCTACTTAGTGCAACAATTTATTGCAGGACATACTTTAAGTACAGAACTTCAGCCTGGTTACTGTTGGTCACAGAGTAAAGTTATTCAACTCCTACAAGAAGTTTTAGAAATTCTCCATTTTGTTCATAGTCATGGGTTGATACATCGAGATGTCAAACCCAGCAATATTATGCGCCGAATATCAGACAATCGCTTAGTTTTGATTGATTTTGGTGCTGTTAAACCAATTTTGACGCAATTAGTCAAAGGTAAAAAAAGTTTAGTGCCAATTGAACAATCTACAATTGCGATCGGTACACCAGGATATATGCCTAGTGAACAACAACGTGGTAGACCAAGACCTAATAGTGATATCTATGCTTTAGGGATGATTGCCATTCAAGCATTAACAGGGTTACATCCAACACAGTTACCAGAAAATCGCAAAACAGGTGAAATTGTTTGGCAACATTTAGCTAGTGTAAATGTTGAGTTAGCTGCGGTGATTAATAAAATGGTGTGTTATCACTTTCAAGATAGATATAAATCCGCAAAGGAAGTATTAGCAGCGCTGTTACCTTATATAAACAATCAAGATGCTACGCTGCTATCAACTTTTTCGTCTCAAAATACATTATCTGCATTTAACTCTAACGCGTGCTTTCACAGTACGATATCAGCACCGCTTTTAGAAAAACAAACAAGTATTACTGAAACTTCTATTATTCCGAAAAAGTCTCCTTTATTAGTTGGATTAGTAATTGGTGTGGTTTCTGGTTTAATTTTGATGGTTGTTAGTTATTGGTCTTTGCAGATAATTTCACCAGAACCTAACACTCAAAATTCATTACCCACACCAAAAAAAATCAATCATTAAGTTGATTGGAAAAAACACAAAATAACTCAGTGGTTTAAGAGCCAGAGTTTTGCATTATTTGCGATTGGTTATAGTTTGGCTGAGTACTGTCTCTGTGAATTAAAAATGCCACAATTGCCAGCACAGTTAAATTAATAGCTAAAATGCCAATGGCACTCCATACCCAAATTTTCATTTCAGCCTCCAAATTGTTATTCATCAGTTGGCTTGTGATGATGAAACCTAATTCCTAAAAAAATGTCGTAAACAAATTCAAAAAAATCTTTCTTTTGCAATAATCCTGAAGTTTGATAACAGCCTTTTTCATCTAACAGAGGCTTCATCACATAATAGGCTGGTTGATAATTGTACCAAGGAATAGAAGGCCAAAGATGATGAATTAGGTGATAATTCTGCCCCATAATTAGGAGATTGAGAACTGGATTGGGGTAAACACGGGCATTTTTCCAGCGATCGCGCTCAACAAAAGGTCTATGTGGCAGATAATCAAAAAATAGCCCCAGTGCTATTCCAACTATAAAGGCGGGAATAAACCAAAAATTGAGAATATAGCCTAAAAAGTTATACTGCACTGAAATATACACAATACTGACAACAATCAAGCGGCTAATGAACCACTCCAATAGCTCATATTTACGCCAAAGTTGTCGCTGAAAGAAAAACACTTCATGGTATAAAAACCGCACAGCAATCAACCACAAAGGCCCGCCTGTAGAGACATAATGATCTGGGTCATCTTTGGGATGATTAACATGAGCGTGATGTTGTAAATGTACTCGTGTAAAGACCGGAAAAGCAAAAGCCAATATCAACGCACTACCATGACCTAGCATCGCATTGATGATCCGGTTACGATGTGCAGACTGGTGACAAGCATCGTGAATAACTGAGCCAGAAGCATGTAAGGCTAAGGTGTTAATACAAAAGCATAACCAGTGTGGCCATTGCCACAGCCAGTAGCCTAAATTCGATAACACTAACATGGCTATAGCAGACAAAAAAATCAGCATTGTCGGGCTGAAATTACCAGGAGGCTCTAATAATTCCTTGGGCGGGATTTTCAAGACTTTTTGTTGTGCCTCCAACGCCAGCATTTCTGACTCCTTCTTTATCAAACATTACGAATATACGATAAATATTAGTAAAAAATAAAGTTTGATAAAGTTTTGTATAGCAATTTCTTATGTAAACATCTGCTTCACAGCAGATGAATAGCGCTATGATTCCAGACGAAACCCAAGTATTTGCTGATTGTTGGGGTGCGTCCACTCAGTTATTCAAGGGTAGAGAGAAAAAAATATTCCTGGGGAGAGAGGACATCAAGTTTAGTGTACGATAGCTATTCTGTTCTTGATTCCCAAGAAATAATCTCAAGGAAAAACTCAGCAATCATTCAAAAACCTTTCCTCAAATCTACTCTTTATCTGCCCCTCGCTAACTGCTTAAATTGATTGATGTGGCAGTAACTGAATACAGCATCTCCTTTAATTTACGATGACTGCTTAACAAGCTCCCTAAAATCAGCCCTTATGCAATTAAGAGATTCTCTACGTCGGACAAAAATTGTCGCTACAATTGGCCCCGCTACCAGCAGCCCAGAAATGCTCAAGGCGATTATTGAAGCAGGAGCAACAACGCTGCGCCTTAACTTCTCTCACGGTACTCATGCTGACCATCAGCGGAATATTCGCTTAATTCGGCAAACTGCTTTTGAACTTAATCAGCCAGTGGCAATTTTGCAAGACTTGCAAGGGCCAAAAATTCGCTTAGGGCGGTTTGAAAATGGGTCTATAGTTTTAGCAAAAGGCGATCGCTTTATCTTAACTAATCGCCAAGTTGTAGGCACACAGGATATTAGCTGCGTTACTTACGAATATTTAGCCGAAGAAGTCCCCACCGGAGCCAAAATTCTCCTCGATGATGGGCGAGTTGAAATGGTGGTGGAAGAAATTAATCGGGAAAAGGGTGATTTATGCTGTCGTGTGACAGTTGGTGGTAAGTTATCCAATAACAAAGGGGTAAACTTTCCTGGGGTATATCTGTCCATTAAAGCCATGACTGACAAAGACCGTGAAGATTTAACGTTCGGTCTAGACCAAGGCGTAGACTGGGTAGCACTTTCCTTTGTTCGCAACCCCCAAGATGTGATCGAAATCAAAGAACTGATTTCCAGCACCGGGAAGCAAGTCCCAGTCATAGCCAAAATTGAAAAGCATGAAGCCATTGAACAAATGGAAGCAATTCTGGCTTTGTGTGATGGTGTAATGGTGGCGAGAGGTGACTTAGGGGTAGAACTACCAGCCGAAGATGTTCCCATACTGCAAAAGCGGCTAATTTCCACCGCCAACCGCTTGGGAATTCCCATTATCACCGCCACCCAAATGTTAGATAGCATGGTGAGCAATCCTCGCCCTACCCGTGCAGAAGTATCAGACGTAGCCAACGCAATTTTAGATGGTACTGATGCAGTCATGCTTTCTAACGAAACTGCTGTGGGTAACTACCCAGTAGAAGCAGTTGCAACAATGGCCAGAATTGCTGAACGTATAGAACAAGAAGAACGGAACTCAGCCACACGCCAACTACGAGATAGTAGACGTTCCATTCCCAACGCCATCAGCCAAGCTGTAGGTCAAATTGCCGAAAATCTGGGCGCAGCTGCAATCATGACCTTAACCCAAACTGGGGCAACCGCGCGTAACGTATCCAAATTCCGTCCCCGTACACCAATTTTGGCTGTGACACCCCATGTAAACGTAGCCCGACAACTGCAATTGGTCTGGGGTGTGAAACCTTTACTAGTATTGGGTTTGCCTTCAACTGGTCAGACATTCCAAGCTGCAATCAACGTCGCCCAAGAGCATAAATTACTGTTTGAAGGCGATTTGGTGGTGATGACTGCGGGTACACTGCAAGGCGTTTCTGGTTCCACAGATTTAATTAAAGTTGAAGTAGTTACAGCTATATTGGGTCAAGGAATTGGACTAGGACAAGGTTCAGTGAGTGGTCGCGCTAGAGTTGCGTTAACAAGTACAGATGTCAGCAACTTTAACCCCGGCGATATCTTAGTAGCGCCTCGCACTGGTGCTGATTTTGTTGATGCGATTCGCAAAGCATCAGGGATTATTACTGAAGAAGAAAGCTTGACCTGTCACGCCGCTGTCATTGGCTTACGTCTCGGTGTCCCTGTGATTGTTGGTGTAAAAAAAGCCACCCAAGTCATTCGTGATGGGGCAATTTTAACCTTGGATGTGCAACGAGGGTTAATTTACTCTGGCGTGGTGGGAACACCTTAAAAAAGGCAAAAGGTAAAAGGCAAAAGGCAAAATAACTAAGTAGGTAGGTGGAAAAATTTATAACTATGTCATTGCGTAGGCGGTAGCCTTCCCGTTCGCGTAGCGTTCCCGCAGGGTAGCAATTGCAAGGTTTTTAAGCTTTGTACATTTTGTTACATAGTTAGGTTTATTTGTGCCTACCTACTTACTCTGGTTGAGTTTCAAAGTTAACTCGTTCGTAAATCTGGCGATGGGGAATTTGGCAGTTAGCAGCAGCTAAATTTAAAACTCCATCTTCATCGTCAGTTTCTTTAAATAGCCAATTGCCATCAGGAGTTTTGCTAAACTGCTCAATGTGCAGTTGATATTGGTCAATTAAAATATATTCTTGAAATTCGGGAATGGAGCGATAATAAGTAAATTTATCACCTCTATCTCTACTACTAGTAGATTTAGAAAGCACTTCAAAAATAATGCTGGGATTTATTACTGTGTCTTTCCTTCCTGATTGAAAGACTGGTTCATCTTTGATGATGAGAACATCGGGATATGTGTATGCTTGGTAACGCGGAATCCAGAGACGCAAATCGCTTAAGAAAACTTCATAAGGCTGTGTTTGTAATCCTATTTCGAGTAATCTACTAAGGTTGCGGATAATTCGATTATGATTAATTGAGCCTCCAGTCATTGGGATAATTTCTCCATCACGGTATTCACTGCGGCACTCAGCAGCCTCTTCGTGTGCCAAGTATTCCTCAGCGGAGTATTGACTGGGGGGAATCTGCACAACCATAAGATTTATTTACTCAGGTAACATTAGCCTCATTATAAATAGGGTAATGAGAGTTTTGCGATCGCTCGTGATGTTTCACCGCAAAGGATATATTTAATTGTTGAAGAGATGCGATCGCTTTTATATTGACGCTGAGACTTGCGCCATCTATGCTAGTAAAGTTAAAAAATATAGATAAATACCTAGATTTGGTCAGATAAGTAGTCTGGGATGCGCTAGATAAAATGGAACAAGTAAAAGATATTATAGAAGATTAATTATTAAATCTAGTAAGCTAAGTTTTCTAATATGGATACAAAAATAATTTCCATTTTTAACAATAAAGGCGGAGTTGGTAAAACAACTACAATTTTCAACCTAAGTGCTTCATTAGCAGCAGCAGGAAAAAATGTTCTCATCATAGATTTTGATCCACAATGTAATCTTTCTTTAATAACAATTGGTTATCAAGAATTAGCTAATTATCTTGAACAATCAACGCAATATCCTTTAGCTAGAACAATTAGAGCTTATGCCCAATCATATGTTCAAAATCAAATTCCCAAAGTTTATACTTATCGACCCAAGTATACTAACTTACTTTGCAGTCTTGAAAAAGGAAAAATTAATGAGCATGAAATATTTATGAAAGATAGTTTCTTTGAAAATCAAAATATCATTAAAAATCAAGTTATAGATGTAGTTTTAGGTGACTTTTGGCTGAATCGTCATGCAGATTCACTTGATGTAGGTAAAGACTTAACATTAGGGATAGGTTTAAGAAGATTTTTAATTCCTTCTCTCTTAGTAAATACTCTTAAAGAAGAAGGAAAAGAATACGATTATGTATTAATTGATTTACCACCAGCATTCAATACACTTGTTCGGTCAGCCTTATACTGTTCAGACTATTTTCTAGTTCCTTGCACTGCTGATTTATTCTCAGCTTATTGTATTACTTTAATTGGCGCTATGTTGCCAAAGTTTATCGATGAGTGGAATTTAGGAGAACGTAGTTATAAAGAGTCGAATAGTTTTGATAATTTTATTCCATCAAAGGGTAAGCCAAAATTTGGTGGTTGGATTTACAATGGATTCGATAGTATTAAATTTACCTCGTTGCGTCAACGGAAAGAAACTGTTATTGATGAGATACATTTAAACAATGTTCAAGAAAAAGTAGCAAATCAATTAATTCCACAATTGCGTGAGAAAATTCCCTATCAATGTGTGCCTGATTTTGTAGATTCAGAGCCGATAGCAAAAATTGAAGATTTAAATAATGGAGCTAGTCATATTCAACACTTAAATCTTCCACTTAAATACTTAGCAATGACAAAAAAACCAAATAAAACTTCACGGAAATGGTCAGACTCTCAGCAAGGTTTAATGGATAGAATGAATAAAGAATATGATTCTTTAGCGCAACATATAATTAATAAATTTTAATTAGAGCTATTACTTTAAAATAAGTTTATTTTTTTCTTACACAATTCTGTAAGCCAATAATAAAGTTCTTTATTGGCAAAAGCTGAAAGTTTATTATTACGCAGCCTATTGTTTCTAAAGTTTTTTACCAGAAGCTAACTCATACATAAGCCGCTCTGAGTGACAAACAAGAAAGTTTTACTACTGAATGAGTATAAATGCTCTTTCAACTATAATTTAAAGCCGATCGCTCCCTCCCCCACCCCAGCAAAGCAAGTGCATCTTCTGATATTGGCTGTAAACACAACTATGTTGTTACGATAATTTCATATAAGATTTTTTAGATGTTGTAGCCTTGATCCAATCGGAAACTTTAGAACTACTAGAATGGCATCGTCTCTGCCAGCATTTGGCGACATTTGCGGCAACTAAGCTAGGGGCGATCGCATCAACTAATTTACAAATTCCTACATCACAGTCAGTCAGTGAGCAGTTATTAGCACAAACTAAAGAAGTTTACCAACTAGAAAGCCGTCTGGCTACAGGCTTATCTTTTGATGGTATTCAAGACATTGGTGATTCTATAGAACGCGCTGAACTCCGAGGGATTTTAGCTGGCGATGAATTACTCGCGATCGCCACTACTCTAGCGGGGGCGAGAAATTTACGGCGTGTAATTGATAACCAAGAAGATACACCAGTATTAACTGATTTAGTTGCAGATTTACGCACTTATCCAGAATTAGAACAGGAAATTCACCGTTGTATTGATGAACGTGGGATTGTAGCTGATCGCGCCAGCCAAAAATTAGGCGAAATCCGTGATGATTTGCGGCGATTACGCAGTCAGATTAATCAAAAACTGCATAATATTTTACAAGCAAAATCGAATGCTGTTCAGGAACAGCTAATTACTCAACGCGGCGATCGCTTTGTTATTCCCGTCAAAGCCAGCCACAAAGATGCTATCCCCGGTATTGTTCATGATAGTTCTACCAGTGGTGTGACTCTGTACGTGGAACCTAGTTCTATCGTGCCAATGGGTAATCAATTGCGGCAAACGCTGAAACGAGAACAAGCAGAAGAAGAAGCAGTGCGGCGCATTTTAACTGAGCAAGTCGCAGCCGTCACCCCGGATTTAGAAAGGCTATTAGCAATTGTGACTACCCTCGATTTAGCGGCGGCGCGATCGCGTTATAGTTACTGGCTAAAAGCGAATCCTCCCAGATTTATCAACCGTGAAGAACAAGAAATTGTGACTTTACGTCAGTTGCGTCACCCGTTGTTAATTTGGCAGCAACAGCATGAGCAAGGACACTCAGTAATTCCGGTAGATTTATTGATTAGTCCCCATATCAAGGTAGTAACAATTACCGGGCCGAACACTGGGGGAAAAACTGTCACCTTAAAAACTCTTGGTTTAGCAGCATTAATGGCGAAAGTGGGTTTATTCATCCCCGCCCGCGAACCCGTGGAAATGCCCTGGTTTGACCAGATATTAGCAGATATCGGGGATGAACAATCTCTCCAGCAAAGTTTATCGACATTTTCTGGGCATATTCGCCGCATCAGCCGGATTTTGAATGCTTTAGAACATGAAGTAGAAAATCAACCCAACTCCTTAGTTTTACTCGACGAAGTAGGTGCAGGTACAGATCCAGCCGAGGGTAGCGCCTTAGCGATCGCACTTTTGCAACACTTAGCAGAACACGCCCAGTTAACAATTGCCACAACTCACTTTGGGGAACTCAAAGCTCTAAAATACGAAGATGCGCGGTTTGAAAATGCCTCGGTAGAATTTGATGAAGCTACTTTGTCGCCCACCTATCGTTTGCTGTGGGGAATTCCAGGACGTTCTAACGCTTTAGCAATCGCTCTGCGTTTAGGCTTAAAACCAGAAGTAGTAGAAAATGCCAAAACT encodes:
- a CDS encoding PstS family phosphate ABC transporter substrate-binding protein, whose protein sequence is MSNSNRKAVSLSTDAIQMIRGLIIGEVITIVLIGGLWLWLRPRLFVNNRQDSVSSQNSEAVSNLTGSTFAQINDMPIGAFNYGGSTAWASIRQLVDSQIQNTRPEFQLLYVNPTDGSPGSGAGIRMLLAGKLDFTQSSRPLTDAEQAQAKKQGLTIEQRQVGMDGVAIVVNPELQVPGLTVEQLQKIYLGQITNWKQVGGKDLPIVPLSQSPENADTLLFPNQPADKQNLSSQVEYVYSTTEALRRLKTTPGSVYYASARGVINQCGVKLLPLGLTSEQLVSLYREPVVQSNQCPRQRNQLNTAVIKNATYPLTAKLFVMIQQNQGQEQQVGEAYAKLLLTEQGQRAITQAGFVPVNSQEIAAN
- the crtR gene encoding beta-carotene hydroxylase, producing MLALEAQQKVLKIPPKELLEPPGNFSPTMLIFLSAIAMLVLSNLGYWLWQWPHWLCFCINTLALHASGSVIHDACHQSAHRNRIINAMLGHGSALILAFAFPVFTRVHLQHHAHVNHPKDDPDHYVSTGGPLWLIAVRFLYHEVFFFQRQLWRKYELLEWFISRLIVVSIVYISVQYNFLGYILNFWFIPAFIVGIALGLFFDYLPHRPFVERDRWKNARVYPNPVLNLLIMGQNYHLIHHLWPSIPWYNYQPAYYVMKPLLDEKGCYQTSGLLQKKDFFEFVYDIFLGIRFHHHKPTDE
- the aroH gene encoding chorismate mutase, with translation MEWQMRAIRGATTVAENTIEAMREAVIELLDELEQRNKIQPQDMISVTFSVTRDLDAIFPAAIARARSGWDNVPMLDVQQMHVEGSLQRCVRFLIHAYLPVSTPIHHIYLRHASNLRPDWSLPQSLHTSQPAIESKV
- a CDS encoding ParA family protein, which produces MDTKIISIFNNKGGVGKTTTIFNLSASLAAAGKNVLIIDFDPQCNLSLITIGYQELANYLEQSTQYPLARTIRAYAQSYVQNQIPKVYTYRPKYTNLLCSLEKGKINEHEIFMKDSFFENQNIIKNQVIDVVLGDFWLNRHADSLDVGKDLTLGIGLRRFLIPSLLVNTLKEEGKEYDYVLIDLPPAFNTLVRSALYCSDYFLVPCTADLFSAYCITLIGAMLPKFIDEWNLGERSYKESNSFDNFIPSKGKPKFGGWIYNGFDSIKFTSLRQRKETVIDEIHLNNVQEKVANQLIPQLREKIPYQCVPDFVDSEPIAKIEDLNNGASHIQHLNLPLKYLAMTKKPNKTSRKWSDSQQGLMDRMNKEYDSLAQHIINKF
- a CDS encoding serine/threonine-protein kinase yields the protein MLIKLLSERYQVVQVLSQGIFCKTYMVEDTHLPNRPTCVVKHFLPSSEVSIPVEIRRRLFNRETQALQKLGDYDLVPHLLTYFEDDQEFYLVQQFIAGHTLSTELQPGYCWSQSKVIQLLQEVLEILHFVHSHGLIHRDVKPSNIMRRISDNRLVLIDFGAVKPILTQLVKGKKSLVPIEQSTIAIGTPGYMPSEQQRGRPRPNSDIYALGMIAIQALTGLHPTQLPENRKTGEIVWQHLASVNVELAAVINKMVCYHFQDRYKSAKEVLAALLPYINNQDATLLSTFSSQNTLSAFNSNACFHSTISAPLLEKQTSITETSIIPKKSPLLVGLVIGVVSGLILMVVSYWSLQIISPEPNTQNSLPTPKKINH
- the pyk gene encoding pyruvate kinase gives rise to the protein MQLRDSLRRTKIVATIGPATSSPEMLKAIIEAGATTLRLNFSHGTHADHQRNIRLIRQTAFELNQPVAILQDLQGPKIRLGRFENGSIVLAKGDRFILTNRQVVGTQDISCVTYEYLAEEVPTGAKILLDDGRVEMVVEEINREKGDLCCRVTVGGKLSNNKGVNFPGVYLSIKAMTDKDREDLTFGLDQGVDWVALSFVRNPQDVIEIKELISSTGKQVPVIAKIEKHEAIEQMEAILALCDGVMVARGDLGVELPAEDVPILQKRLISTANRLGIPIITATQMLDSMVSNPRPTRAEVSDVANAILDGTDAVMLSNETAVGNYPVEAVATMARIAERIEQEERNSATRQLRDSRRSIPNAISQAVGQIAENLGAAAIMTLTQTGATARNVSKFRPRTPILAVTPHVNVARQLQLVWGVKPLLVLGLPSTGQTFQAAINVAQEHKLLFEGDLVVMTAGTLQGVSGSTDLIKVEVVTAILGQGIGLGQGSVSGRARVALTSTDVSNFNPGDILVAPRTGADFVDAIRKASGIITEEESLTCHAAVIGLRLGVPVIVGVKKATQVIRDGAILTLDVQRGLIYSGVVGTP
- a CDS encoding Uma2 family endonuclease, encoding MVVQIPPSQYSAEEYLAHEEAAECRSEYRDGEIIPMTGGSINHNRIIRNLSRLLEIGLQTQPYEVFLSDLRLWIPRYQAYTYPDVLIIKDEPVFQSGRKDTVINPSIIFEVLSKSTSSRDRGDKFTYYRSIPEFQEYILIDQYQLHIEQFSKTPDGNWLFKETDDEDGVLNLAAANCQIPHRQIYERVNFETQPE
- the sppA gene encoding signal peptide peptidase SppA → MVWPFKSKFRKQIARIEITGAIASATRKRVLEALKTVEEKKFPALLLRIDSPGGTVGDSQEIYSALKRLREKIKIVASFGNISASGGVYIGVGAEYIMANPGTITGSIGVILRGNNLERLLEKIGVSFKVIKSGPYKDILAFDRELTEPEQHILQELIDTSYQQFVQTVADGRSLAVETVKSFADGRIFTGQQALELGVVDRLGTEDDARRWTAELVGLDPEKTQCFTLEEPKPLLSRILPGSRQVSSRLSAGVDWLEFEMSTSGLPLWLYRP
- a CDS encoding endonuclease MutS2; translated protein: MIQSETLELLEWHRLCQHLATFAATKLGAIASTNLQIPTSQSVSEQLLAQTKEVYQLESRLATGLSFDGIQDIGDSIERAELRGILAGDELLAIATTLAGARNLRRVIDNQEDTPVLTDLVADLRTYPELEQEIHRCIDERGIVADRASQKLGEIRDDLRRLRSQINQKLHNILQAKSNAVQEQLITQRGDRFVIPVKASHKDAIPGIVHDSSTSGVTLYVEPSSIVPMGNQLRQTLKREQAEEEAVRRILTEQVAAVTPDLERLLAIVTTLDLAAARSRYSYWLKANPPRFINREEQEIVTLRQLRHPLLIWQQQHEQGHSVIPVDLLISPHIKVVTITGPNTGGKTVTLKTLGLAALMAKVGLFIPAREPVEMPWFDQILADIGDEQSLQQSLSTFSGHIRRISRILNALEHEVENQPNSLVLLDEVGAGTDPAEGSALAIALLQHLAEHAQLTIATTHFGELKALKYEDARFENASVEFDEATLSPTYRLLWGIPGRSNALAIALRLGLKPEVVENAKTQVGEASDEVNQVIAGLEAQRRRQETKAAEAQKLLQQAERLYKEVSDKAASLEEREKSLRVSQEVAVQQAIAQAKGEIAQVIRRLQQGTPTAQDAQQATNALNQITQKYQPAAAAKPKVGFMPKVGDRIRISQFGQTAEVLTAPDEDGELNVRFGIMKMTVKLPDIESLDGQKAEPIVKQKPTPTPTTPPPQAAPAIRTSKNTVDLRGKRVADAEIELDKAISEANGPIWIIHGHGTGKLRLGVHAFLRQHPRVSSYEPAESADGGSGVTIAQIS